The following DNA comes from Desulfovibrio sp. UIB00.
ACGGGGCCTAAGATGCGGCTTCGCTGGACGCTTGAGGCGTTGAAAGACTTTGAAGAGATCGTGGGCTATGTTGCCCAGGAAGACAGCCAGGCCGCCCGGGCAATCGCCGTTGCGATCAAGGCGGCGAGTAAGAGCCTAGAAACGCTTCCCAACCGTGGGC
Coding sequences within:
- a CDS encoding type II toxin-antitoxin system RelE/ParE family toxin, producing MRLRWTLEALKDFEEIVGYVAQEDSQAARAIAVAIKAASKSLETLPNRGRPGFIEGTRELIIPRLPHFFVYRVHADQVQLLRILHQAQKWPRIVQ